One Trueperaceae bacterium DNA segment encodes these proteins:
- a CDS encoding ABC transporter permease, producing MRRPRFRKFLRMPTAIIGLVILAVVVLSAIFAPYLTPYEPTHQDLLHRVAPPNFEHLLGTDHLGRDVLTRLLYGARISLFTGFVSVGIGLLLGMIVGLTAGYFGGRTDNALMSMMDVLLGFRTYLLAILVVAILGTSLFNLTIAIGTATFPQFARMVRSEVLSVRSRDFVEAARALGARDVVLIGRHVFPQVLGPTVVMATFFVATAIVIESSLSFLGLGPPPPTPSWGLMINEGRRYILDDAWLPAIPGFAIMLVVLAFNLLGDALRDVLDPRI from the coding sequence GTGAGGCGTCCCCGATTCCGCAAGTTCCTGCGGATGCCCACCGCGATCATCGGCCTCGTGATCCTAGCGGTCGTGGTTCTGAGCGCGATATTCGCTCCTTACCTGACCCCGTACGAGCCCACCCACCAAGACCTCCTGCATAGAGTCGCACCGCCCAACTTCGAACACCTGCTGGGGACCGATCACCTGGGCCGCGACGTTCTGACTCGCCTCCTGTACGGCGCGAGGATTTCGTTGTTCACCGGGTTCGTTTCGGTAGGGATCGGCCTACTACTCGGCATGATCGTCGGACTCACGGCCGGTTACTTCGGGGGTCGGACCGACAACGCGCTCATGTCGATGATGGACGTCCTGCTAGGCTTCAGGACCTACCTCCTCGCGATCCTGGTCGTGGCGATACTCGGCACTTCGCTCTTCAATCTCACGATCGCTATCGGGACTGCAACCTTCCCACAGTTCGCTCGGATGGTGCGCTCCGAGGTCCTATCGGTACGAAGCCGCGACTTCGTCGAAGCTGCCCGTGCGCTAGGTGCCCGAGATGTGGTGCTGATAGGCCGGCATGTATTCCCACAGGTACTCGGGCCCACCGTCGTGATGGCGACCTTCTTCGTGGCTACCGCGATCGTGATCGAGTCCTCCTTGAGCTTTCTCGGTCTTGGCCCCCCGCCGCCGACTCCCTCGTGGGGACTGATGATCAACGAGGGACGACGCTACATCCTCGACGACGCCTGGCTACCCGCCATTCCCGGGTTCGCCATCATGCTGGTCGTCCTCGCCTTCAACCTGCTTGGCGATGCACTGCGCGACGTGCTCGATCCACGAATCTGA
- a CDS encoding M28 family metallopeptidase → MFATKDEWKALQGLASSEEVERTATDLVKWHRHSGTAGEYQAVAYLKNRLDELGIPTVVHSFEALISNPLQASLTVHAGDRRTVEVVTHPFSASAPAGVTGAVVYAGKDADASKADVAGKIAIIDGAGTPFSVNQWLSRGAIGILCHSRARVVQEYIISGVWGTPDPDSAKTLPTIPVASIDSETGDLLRRLLDESEEEVLVTLRTRLDTGVKSLEFPVAEIRGSEETDEFVLLAGHLDSWYEGAQDNAAGDAALLEVARVLQQNRSKLGRNVRIAWWVGHSQGRFSASTWYADNFYADLSRNCVGYLNLDQPGHKDATWLKTFSTPDAARFLAAMVKELSGQEVKPPRPPRNADQSFWGVGLPSFSFLPRLNDESPDEAPDEIGARKPWYQHTRFDTIDKLDFPLLAQQSGYVAVTMLELSIRRLLPWDHADTANAFRKRLNELAQESGDAIDLSPCLAAAQRLQEVGCRVRELPHDTPLSDSLNGAILRASQSLLNVYFTVRGRYHHDPAVTFPLLPGLRDVKRLAATKAGSEERLFLRTYLIRERNRVTDALLTAAEELESALPPS, encoded by the coding sequence ATGTTCGCTACCAAGGATGAATGGAAGGCTTTACAGGGACTCGCCTCGAGCGAGGAGGTAGAACGCACGGCAACCGACCTGGTCAAGTGGCACCGCCACTCCGGAACCGCAGGTGAGTATCAGGCAGTCGCCTATCTCAAGAACCGTTTGGACGAGTTGGGCATACCGACCGTTGTTCACAGCTTCGAAGCACTCATCAGCAATCCCTTGCAGGCGTCGCTCACGGTACACGCGGGAGACAGGCGCACGGTGGAGGTGGTTACTCACCCTTTCTCGGCCAGCGCTCCAGCTGGGGTAACGGGTGCTGTGGTCTACGCCGGCAAGGACGCCGATGCCTCCAAGGCAGACGTAGCAGGGAAGATCGCGATAATCGACGGCGCGGGAACGCCGTTCTCGGTCAATCAGTGGCTGTCCCGAGGCGCGATAGGGATCCTGTGCCACTCGAGGGCCCGGGTGGTGCAGGAGTACATCATCTCCGGGGTCTGGGGCACACCTGATCCGGATTCCGCCAAGACGCTGCCGACGATACCGGTGGCCAGTATCGACAGCGAGACGGGAGATCTCCTGCGCAGGCTACTGGATGAGTCCGAGGAAGAAGTCCTGGTGACCCTCCGCACCCGTCTCGACACCGGGGTCAAGTCTCTGGAGTTCCCGGTGGCCGAAATCCGGGGGAGCGAGGAGACCGACGAGTTCGTATTGCTTGCCGGCCACCTCGACTCCTGGTACGAGGGTGCCCAGGACAATGCCGCCGGCGACGCGGCCCTTCTCGAGGTCGCCCGTGTCTTGCAGCAGAACCGGAGCAAGCTTGGCCGTAATGTCCGGATCGCGTGGTGGGTAGGTCACTCCCAGGGGCGATTCTCGGCCTCGACCTGGTATGCCGATAACTTCTACGCGGACCTCAGTCGGAACTGCGTGGGCTATTTGAATCTCGACCAACCCGGTCATAAGGATGCGACCTGGCTCAAGACGTTCTCGACACCTGATGCCGCCCGCTTTCTCGCCGCCATGGTGAAGGAGCTGTCGGGCCAGGAGGTAAAGCCGCCCCGGCCTCCCAGGAACGCCGACCAGTCGTTCTGGGGAGTTGGCCTCCCGTCGTTCTCCTTCCTTCCGCGTTTGAACGACGAGTCACCGGACGAGGCTCCGGATGAGATCGGTGCGCGGAAACCCTGGTACCAGCACACTCGGTTCGACACTATAGACAAGCTCGACTTCCCGCTGTTGGCCCAGCAGTCGGGTTATGTCGCGGTAACAATGCTGGAACTCTCTATCCGCCGCCTGTTGCCGTGGGACCACGCAGATACGGCGAACGCCTTCCGGAAGCGCCTGAACGAGCTAGCGCAGGAAAGCGGTGACGCCATCGACCTCTCACCCTGCCTCGCCGCGGCGCAGCGTTTGCAAGAGGTCGGCTGCCGGGTTCGCGAGCTTCCCCACGACACGCCTCTGTCCGATTCTTTGAACGGCGCCATCCTACGCGCCAGTCAGAGCCTCCTGAACGTCTACTTCACTGTACGCGGCCGTTACCATCACGACCCTGCTGTCACGTTTCCACTGCTCCCCGGCCTCCGTGACGTCAAGAGGTTGGCTGCAACCAAGGCCGGGTCGGAAGAACGCCTGTTCCTCCGCACCTATCTCATCAGGGAGCGCAACCGGGTAACCGACGCCCTCCTGACTGCTGCAGAGGAGCTGGAGAGCGCTCTTCCGCCATCGTGA
- a CDS encoding M20 family metallopeptidase, which produces MTGRRVPTLAAAEEIKREAEGRLPVILDDLEAMVELETPTGDASGMTRFAEYLLDRVGSVAASIEKLPGGIQGDHLRCEFGRGDEQILVLSHMDTVWPLGTVANWPFTVEGDRAYGPGTADMKGGLAVALHAIELLLETKLLSQQRVVWLITTDEEVGSPSSRPLIEAEAKRSGRVLVTEPGDPERGAVKTRRKGTGAFDIRVRGVASHSGAAHAEGASATSELARQIARIDSWTDYAVGTTLNIGEIGGGQARNVVADSAWASVDVRVEEPGAAKHIESALRNLAPIDGRTTIEVSGSITRPPMSRPPCVARTYDLAVECARALGLELPEVSSGGASDANFTAALGVPTLDGLGVVGGGMHSSGEYIVVPSLPSRTALLAMLLTAPIQVAKA; this is translated from the coding sequence GTGACCGGGCGACGTGTCCCAACGCTGGCCGCAGCGGAGGAGATCAAAAGAGAAGCGGAGGGGCGCCTCCCGGTCATCCTCGACGACCTCGAGGCGATGGTCGAGCTGGAAACGCCTACTGGCGATGCGTCCGGGATGACGAGATTCGCCGAGTATCTGCTGGACAGGGTCGGCAGCGTAGCGGCGTCCATCGAGAAGCTACCGGGCGGGATTCAGGGTGATCACCTTCGTTGCGAGTTCGGGCGAGGCGATGAACAAATCCTGGTGCTCAGCCACATGGACACCGTATGGCCGCTAGGTACTGTCGCTAACTGGCCCTTCACCGTCGAGGGCGACCGGGCATACGGCCCGGGAACGGCCGACATGAAGGGCGGTCTCGCCGTGGCCTTGCACGCGATCGAGCTGCTCCTGGAAACGAAACTGCTCTCCCAGCAACGGGTAGTGTGGCTGATCACTACCGACGAAGAGGTCGGCAGCCCGTCTTCCCGGCCGCTAATAGAAGCTGAGGCCAAGCGAAGTGGTCGAGTACTGGTGACCGAGCCCGGAGACCCGGAGCGTGGGGCGGTCAAAACGCGGCGGAAGGGGACCGGAGCCTTCGATATCAGAGTCAGAGGGGTGGCATCACACTCCGGCGCCGCACATGCCGAAGGGGCAAGCGCGACCAGCGAACTAGCTCGGCAGATCGCCCGGATCGACTCCTGGACCGATTACGCCGTTGGCACCACCCTCAATATCGGCGAGATAGGAGGAGGGCAGGCGCGCAACGTCGTGGCGGACTCGGCCTGGGCGAGCGTGGACGTGCGCGTCGAGGAGCCGGGGGCAGCGAAGCATATCGAATCGGCCCTCAGGAATCTCGCTCCGATCGACGGCAGGACGACGATCGAGGTGTCTGGCAGTATCACGCGGCCACCGATGTCCCGGCCCCCCTGCGTGGCGAGAACGTACGACTTGGCGGTCGAGTGCGCTCGTGCTCTTGGCCTTGAGTTGCCGGAGGTCAGTAGCGGCGGCGCCAGCGACGCTAACTTCACTGCTGCCCTGGGCGTTCCGACCCTCGACGGGCTGGGCGTCGTAGGAGGGGGCATGCACTCCAGCGGGGAGTACATCGTCGTTCCTTCTCTGCCCTCCCGAACCGCACTCCTTGCCATGCTCCTGACCGCGCCTATCCAGGTGGCGAAAGCGTGA
- a CDS encoding amidohydrolase family protein — translation MTEEFEYGQVLASVQEKVRLLSAGRTAIRASQMIADAESGEVLRDHTLVIEGGLVREVVPSDSFEIPQDVEVMDVPSGTLLPGLIETHCHVTGEWSEDPHATHLEPFPEARVIRGMVDAWAVLTAGFTSIYSMGHGHPNYVAALKSLIDDERFPGPRIHHCGWAISQTAGHGHVREWNYELASSLKVRSTFADGEAALRAVVRENIGTGAEFIKVFAGEGGYTAPSHISRRLDFSGAELRAVTDEAHRLGYRVASHCMTLEHVRHALTNGVDRIEHGPTVYEPDFVPILQENQAAWCPTLSQLHWGLEERVKRGFDTATTRRIEAALDARCRMIVEALEAGVVVGFGTDNRMRPKAGRNGIEFRLMVERGIQPGTALALATSNAARLVGVDDQLGSIRPGMVADLIVVNGNPLQDIEAVSERENIVQVLRSPVRVRPKPPIKRGASYG, via the coding sequence GTGACCGAGGAGTTCGAGTACGGGCAGGTCCTCGCCTCGGTGCAGGAGAAGGTGCGCCTGCTCAGTGCCGGGCGCACCGCCATCCGCGCGAGCCAGATGATCGCGGATGCCGAGAGCGGCGAAGTGCTGCGCGACCACACCCTGGTTATCGAAGGTGGGCTTGTCAGAGAAGTCGTCCCGTCGGATTCGTTCGAGATTCCCCAGGATGTCGAGGTCATGGATGTTCCGAGCGGCACTCTCCTCCCTGGGCTCATAGAGACCCACTGTCACGTGACCGGTGAGTGGAGCGAGGATCCTCACGCGACCCATCTGGAGCCGTTTCCCGAGGCGCGCGTCATCCGCGGCATGGTCGACGCCTGGGCCGTTCTCACTGCCGGGTTCACCTCCATCTACAGCATGGGCCACGGGCATCCGAACTACGTAGCCGCCCTGAAGTCGCTGATCGACGACGAAAGGTTCCCTGGGCCCCGCATACATCACTGCGGCTGGGCGATATCGCAGACGGCGGGCCACGGGCATGTGCGCGAGTGGAACTACGAACTCGCGAGCAGCCTCAAGGTGCGCAGTACCTTCGCCGATGGGGAAGCGGCCCTTCGCGCTGTAGTCCGCGAGAACATCGGGACGGGCGCGGAGTTCATCAAGGTGTTCGCCGGCGAGGGCGGCTATACCGCCCCAAGTCATATATCCAGGAGGCTCGATTTCAGTGGAGCGGAACTGAGAGCCGTTACCGATGAGGCGCACCGGTTGGGCTATCGCGTGGCGTCGCACTGCATGACACTGGAACATGTGAGGCACGCCCTTACCAATGGTGTCGACCGGATCGAGCACGGACCCACCGTCTACGAGCCTGACTTCGTGCCGATTCTGCAGGAAAACCAGGCGGCTTGGTGCCCCACGCTCAGCCAACTGCACTGGGGCTTGGAGGAGCGAGTGAAGCGCGGCTTCGATACGGCTACCACCCGAAGGATCGAAGCAGCCCTTGACGCGCGCTGCCGGATGATCGTCGAAGCGCTCGAGGCGGGCGTAGTGGTGGGTTTCGGCACCGACAACCGGATGCGTCCCAAAGCGGGAAGGAACGGCATCGAGTTTCGTCTGATGGTGGAGCGAGGAATCCAGCCGGGAACCGCGCTCGCACTAGCGACGAGCAACGCAGCAAGGTTGGTTGGCGTCGACGATCAGTTGGGCTCCATTCGCCCCGGGATGGTCGCCGACCTCATCGTCGTCAACGGGAACCCTCTGCAGGACATCGAGGCTGTAAGCGAGCGCGAGAACATCGTCCAGGTGCTCCGCAGTCCTGTTCGTGTCAGGCCCAAACCTCCCATCAAGAGGGGGGCGAGCTATGGGTGA
- a CDS encoding carboxymuconolactone decarboxylase family protein → MGDEAKERVLADIERRRGKVTDDHRFIAGHDPEFLREYEAIYEATLGEDVELPVRVREYVAIAILLTRGASDGGIERHMRRALAHGATIDELFQVVRAMILPGGAPVFNRGVSILRGIAKSEGNDGSGPDPS, encoded by the coding sequence ATGGGTGATGAGGCGAAGGAGCGAGTGCTTGCCGACATCGAGCGGCGGCGCGGGAAGGTGACCGACGATCATAGGTTCATCGCCGGTCACGACCCGGAGTTCCTGAGGGAATACGAGGCGATCTACGAAGCGACCCTGGGCGAAGATGTCGAGTTGCCCGTGCGGGTGCGGGAATACGTTGCGATAGCGATCCTGCTCACCCGCGGTGCAAGCGATGGCGGTATCGAGAGGCACATGCGGCGAGCGTTAGCTCATGGCGCCACCATCGATGAACTCTTCCAGGTCGTTCGGGCGATGATCCTCCCCGGGGGAGCGCCGGTATTCAATCGGGGTGTTTCCATCCTTCGGGGTATCGCGAAGTCAGAGGGTAACGACGGCTCTGGACCGGATCCGAGCTGA